From a single Candidatus Izimaplasma bacterium HR1 genomic region:
- the purM gene encoding Phosphoribosylformylglycinamidine cyclo-ligase has protein sequence MSNKYEESGVSLEKGYESVERIKKHISRTNNFGSMSSIGNFGGLFDLSKYQIKKPILVSGTDGVGTKLLIAQEANIHNTIGIDLVAMCVNDVLAVGAQPLFFLDYIAVGKNNPEVIEEIVKGISEGCIISGSALIGGETAEMPDMYHGNHYDLAGYTTGVVDKDNMIDKENVSEGDIIIGLPSSGIHSNGYSLVRKIFFKDHNYNLTQSIKELGCTLQEELLKPTRIYVKGVLDVIKNTEISSIAHITGGGFIENIPRALPDHLGVKITESKIPRLPIFELLERLGEIEHSEMYNIFNMGVGMILILKEKNKEIAMDILSKHDYNPVVIGEVTSKKGVEII, from the coding sequence ATGTCAAATAAATATGAAGAATCAGGAGTAAGTTTAGAAAAGGGATATGAATCAGTTGAAAGAATTAAAAAACATATCTCAAGAACAAATAATTTTGGTTCAATGTCTAGTATCGGTAATTTTGGAGGATTATTCGATTTATCGAAGTATCAAATAAAAAAGCCTATCCTTGTTTCTGGTACTGATGGAGTAGGGACAAAATTATTAATAGCTCAAGAGGCAAATATTCATAATACAATAGGAATTGATTTAGTGGCGATGTGTGTTAATGATGTTTTAGCTGTTGGAGCACAACCATTATTCTTCTTGGATTATATCGCTGTAGGGAAGAATAATCCAGAAGTAATAGAGGAAATTGTAAAAGGTATAAGTGAAGGTTGTATTATTAGTGGTTCTGCTTTAATAGGTGGAGAAACTGCTGAAATGCCTGACATGTACCATGGTAACCATTATGATCTAGCTGGATATACTACAGGCGTGGTAGATAAGGATAACATGATTGACAAAGAAAATGTTTCAGAGGGTGATATCATAATTGGTTTACCTTCATCAGGGATCCATTCAAATGGATATTCACTTGTAAGAAAAATCTTCTTTAAGGATCATAACTACAACTTAACTCAATCTATTAAAGAGCTAGGATGCACTCTTCAAGAGGAATTACTCAAACCTACTAGAATATATGTAAAAGGTGTACTAGATGTAATAAAAAATACCGAAATTTCAAGTATTGCTCACATCACTGGTGGAGGATTTATTGAGAATATTCCTCGAGCACTACCAGATCATTTAGGTGTCAAAATTACAGAAAGCAAAATACCTAGATTACCAATCTTTGAACTTTTAGAACGACTTGGAGAAATTGAACATAGTGAGATGTATAACATCTTCAATATGGGAGTTGGAATGATACTAATTCTAAAAGAAAAGAACAAAGAAATTGCAATGGATATATTAAGTAAACATGATTATAACCCTGTAGTAATTGGGGAGGTAACATCTAAAAAAGGTGTTGAAATAATTTAA
- the purF gene encoding Amidophosphoribosyltransferase precursor, translating into MGEIDYLYEDKMNEECGVFGVINVKNASEVMYYGLHALQHRGQEGCGIVTTDHKEFYSLKGEGLVSDIFNESNLSTLQGDTAIGHVRYSTSGGGGIENVQPFLFRHHTGDFGLCHNGNVVNSKELRRFLEIQGSIFQSTSDTEIFAHLIKKDTQTNRREAIKSALNRLEGAFAFLALSRDKLYIMRDKNSLRPLSLGRLNGGYVVSSETCAFEIVGAEFIRDINPGEILIININGEVTSDSYAKKTYPNMCAMEYIYFSRPDSDIEGINVHTSRKEAGRILARQSPVDADVIVFVPDSSTSAALGFSEEMNIPLEMGLVKNKYVGRTFIQPSQAMREKGVKMKLSPVRSIVEGKRVCLIDDSIVRGTTSKRIIDLLRDCGATEVHMRIASPPITNPCFYGVDTSTYEELICARHTVEEVREMINADTLSFLSPEGVLKSCNRTKMCLSCFTGKYPTYIYQDLKDANKDGKF; encoded by the coding sequence GTGGGTGAAATAGATTATTTATATGAAGATAAAATGAATGAAGAGTGTGGAGTTTTTGGAGTAATAAATGTAAAAAATGCTTCAGAGGTAATGTACTACGGACTTCATGCTTTACAGCATAGAGGGCAAGAGGGTTGTGGAATCGTAACAACTGATCATAAAGAGTTTTATAGCTTAAAAGGAGAAGGATTGGTTTCTGACATCTTTAATGAATCAAACCTTTCTACACTTCAAGGTGATACTGCAATAGGTCATGTAAGGTATTCTACTAGTGGCGGTGGAGGAATAGAAAATGTACAACCATTTCTTTTTAGACATCACACTGGTGATTTTGGGTTGTGTCACAATGGAAATGTTGTAAACTCAAAAGAATTACGCAGATTCCTTGAGATTCAAGGAAGTATATTTCAATCAACTTCAGACACAGAAATTTTTGCTCATCTGATAAAGAAAGATACTCAAACTAATCGTAGAGAAGCCATCAAAAGTGCTCTAAATAGATTAGAAGGAGCATTTGCTTTTCTTGCATTATCAAGAGACAAGTTATATATAATGAGAGATAAGAATTCATTAAGACCTTTATCTTTAGGTAGATTAAATGGTGGTTATGTTGTATCTAGTGAAACTTGTGCTTTTGAAATTGTCGGAGCTGAGTTCATCAGAGATATTAATCCCGGTGAAATCCTAATCATCAATATTAACGGCGAAGTTACTTCGGATTCTTACGCTAAAAAAACATATCCAAATATGTGTGCAATGGAATACATATATTTCTCAAGACCAGATTCTGACATTGAAGGTATAAATGTTCATACTTCACGAAAAGAAGCTGGGAGAATCTTAGCAAGACAATCACCGGTAGATGCAGATGTTATTGTATTTGTACCAGATAGTTCAACATCAGCTGCATTAGGATTTTCTGAAGAGATGAATATTCCTTTAGAAATGGGATTAGTAAAGAATAAATATGTAGGTAGAACTTTCATTCAACCTTCTCAAGCTATGCGTGAGAAGGGTGTAAAAATGAAATTATCACCCGTTAGATCAATTGTTGAAGGGAAAAGAGTTTGCTTAATTGATGATTCAATCGTAAGAGGAACCACATCAAAAAGAATTATAGATTTATTGAGAGATTGTGGTGCTACTGAAGTTCATATGCGCATTGCATCACCACCTATTACAAATCCATGTTTTTATGGTGTTGATACATCAACTTATGAAGAGTTGATTTGTGCTAGACATACAGTTGAAGAAGTAAGAGAAATGATAAATGCAGACACATTAAGTTTTTTGAGCCCTGAAGGGGTATTGAAATCCTGTAATCGTACCAAAATGTGTTTGTCATGTTTTACTGGTAAATATCCAACATACATTTACCAAGATCTTAAAGATGCTAATAAAGATGGTAAATTCTAG
- the purC gene encoding Phosphoribosylaminoimidazole-succinocarboxamide synthase, producing MENLLYEGKAKKVYKTENPNEVIIYYKDDATAFNGVKKASISNKGILNNKITEILFTKLSEKGIPNHFIKRIDDRSQLCQKVDIVPLEFIVRNYIAGSMSKRLRIKEGTKPDNTIFEICYKKDELGDPLINDHHAVALELCTYEELHRMYSLTNEINEILKDIFDKEGIILVDFKIEFGKNNNGEILLADEISPDTSRLWDKKTLEKLDKDRFRRDLGSIEEAYIEILNRIN from the coding sequence ATGGAAAATTTATTGTATGAGGGGAAAGCTAAGAAGGTATATAAAACCGAAAACCCAAATGAGGTTATTATTTATTACAAGGATGATGCTACAGCATTCAATGGAGTGAAAAAAGCATCAATCTCAAACAAGGGAATCTTAAACAACAAAATTACAGAAATTTTATTTACTAAATTATCAGAAAAAGGAATTCCAAATCATTTCATAAAAAGAATTGATGATCGTTCACAGTTATGTCAGAAAGTAGATATTGTTCCTCTAGAATTTATCGTTAGGAATTATATTGCTGGGAGCATGTCGAAACGATTAAGAATTAAAGAAGGAACAAAACCAGATAATACAATATTTGAAATATGCTATAAAAAAGACGAACTAGGAGATCCACTGATTAATGATCATCACGCAGTGGCACTAGAATTATGTACGTATGAAGAATTACATCGTATGTATTCATTAACTAATGAAATTAATGAAATTCTTAAAGATATCTTTGACAAAGAAGGAATTATTCTCGTAGATTTCAAAATTGAATTTGGAAAAAATAATAATGGAGAAATTCTTCTAGCAGATGAAATATCTCCCGATACTAGCCGTTTATGGGATAAGAAAACTCTAGAAAAATTAGACAAAGATAGATTTAGAAGAGACTTAGGAAGCATAGAAGAAGCATATATCGAAATATTAAATAGAATAAACTAA
- the purL gene encoding Phosphoribosylformylglycinamidine synthase, which produces MNKRVFIERKQGFDLERQELFKDLKHNFDINLLSLRFFNVYDVFNLDSVVFEQTLNEVLHEKNRDIVFYELPKSKNIVSLESIPGQFDQRADSATQCIKLLSPSSNPIVTSGIVITFNEEISNEGIGKIKHFMINEVESRVKDLSALDIPVYNKPENVKVMSLFIDKDEKELFALYKDMSLAMSFEDLKFIQKYFKTEENRNPFETELKVLDTYWSDHCRHTTFETEIIETKFGTDNLSKKIEASFNLYLENRKTLGRTNKPITLMDLATINARIERSRNNLDDLEISEEINAASIFIDVDVDGVDEKWLLMFKNETHNHPTEIEPFGGASTCIGGAIRDPLSGRSYVYSAMRVTGAADITENINKTIPGKLPQSTISKEAAHGYSSYGNQIGLATTFVDEVYHKGYKAKRMEIGAVIGAVKAEYVRRETPEPGDIVLLLGGRTGRDGIGGATGSSKEHTVESLNVSSAEVQKGNAPEERKIQRLFRNPNVTKLIKKSNDFGAGGISVAIGELADGLLIDLDKVPTKYKGINGTELAISESQERMAVVVEEKDVETFMTFCSTENIEVTEVAVITKEKRLVMKWRGKVICNMSREFIDSSGVRQNVTIHVDYDLPSNFLQNQDINTKEEAISLLKDKNVSSKQGLVEMFDSTIGRTTVLAPFGGKYRLTKTQASVQKIPVKNKTTNTVSVMTYGFNPYISEVSPYHGSTYAVIESMSKIVASGGKHNKIRFTFQEYFERVNKDPKLWGKPFSALLGAYQTLAEFNLAAIGGKDSMSGTYHDLTVPPTLVSFAVTTEKVTNIISPEFKEPNNYIYLFDTILDINKLPIVEEMKNNFTFIEENIESKNIVSAYALTHGGILEALVKSSFGNKIGVNVSTNLSLKNYRYGAILVETKQKLSNKNAVYIGETTAEELIRINDINLTIDEALQANQQRYNEVFPILHEDSRTLEKVNIISKVSKYNVKKSDSVKVVIPVFPGTNCEYDCEAAFVNEGAEVNIIVFNNQNEYEIQKSIDLLVNEIDNSHILMLSGGFSSGDEPDGSGKFIASVLRNKKIRNALKRFLEKKHLILGICNGFQALIKSGLLPYGEIRVTEDNSPTLFKNSINRHISKFVDTKVSCVNSPWLSSFELNENHTIAMSHGEGQFIVNETIYNELLSNNQIAFQYVDESNKPTYNAQYNPNGSSFSIEGIVSSDGLILGKMGHSERYQKDLFKNIYGNKNQNIFKNGVNYFKLGGSK; this is translated from the coding sequence ATGAATAAACGAGTTTTTATTGAAAGAAAACAAGGTTTTGATCTTGAAAGACAGGAATTATTCAAAGATTTGAAGCACAACTTTGATATTAATCTATTATCATTAAGGTTTTTTAATGTATATGATGTTTTTAATCTTGATAGTGTTGTTTTTGAGCAAACATTAAATGAAGTGTTACATGAGAAAAATCGGGATATAGTATTTTATGAACTACCAAAATCTAAAAATATTGTTTCTCTTGAATCGATACCAGGACAATTTGACCAGAGAGCTGATTCTGCAACTCAGTGTATTAAACTTTTAAGCCCTAGTTCTAATCCTATAGTTACAAGTGGGATTGTAATAACTTTTAATGAAGAGATTAGCAATGAGGGTATTGGAAAAATAAAACACTTTATGATAAATGAGGTTGAATCTAGAGTGAAAGATTTAAGTGCACTCGACATTCCTGTTTATAACAAACCTGAGAATGTAAAGGTTATGTCATTATTTATCGATAAAGACGAGAAGGAATTATTTGCCTTATATAAAGATATGTCACTTGCTATGTCTTTTGAAGATTTGAAATTTATTCAAAAGTATTTTAAAACAGAAGAAAATAGAAATCCTTTTGAAACAGAACTTAAAGTCCTTGATACTTATTGGAGTGATCATTGCCGTCACACAACATTTGAGACTGAAATAATAGAAACTAAATTTGGTACAGATAATCTAAGTAAAAAAATTGAAGCTTCATTCAATTTATATTTAGAGAATAGAAAAACGTTAGGAAGAACCAATAAGCCAATTACTTTAATGGATTTAGCAACAATCAATGCGAGAATTGAAAGAAGTAGAAATAATTTAGATGATTTGGAAATTAGTGAAGAAATTAACGCTGCAAGTATTTTTATAGATGTTGATGTTGATGGAGTAGATGAAAAATGGTTGCTCATGTTCAAAAATGAAACTCATAATCATCCTACTGAAATTGAGCCATTTGGTGGTGCATCAACTTGTATTGGTGGAGCAATTAGAGATCCTCTTAGTGGTAGAAGTTATGTATATTCTGCAATGAGAGTAACAGGAGCAGCAGATATTACTGAGAATATTAATAAAACAATTCCAGGTAAGCTTCCCCAAAGCACTATTTCAAAGGAAGCAGCACATGGGTATTCTTCTTATGGAAATCAAATAGGGCTTGCGACCACTTTCGTAGATGAAGTTTATCATAAAGGTTATAAAGCAAAGAGAATGGAAATTGGAGCTGTTATTGGAGCAGTTAAAGCCGAATACGTAAGAAGAGAAACACCTGAACCAGGTGATATTGTACTCTTACTAGGTGGACGAACTGGTAGAGATGGTATTGGTGGAGCAACAGGTTCTTCAAAAGAACATACTGTAGAATCATTAAATGTATCTAGTGCAGAAGTTCAAAAAGGTAACGCTCCAGAAGAAAGAAAAATCCAAAGACTATTCCGTAATCCCAATGTTACAAAGCTAATTAAGAAATCAAATGATTTTGGTGCTGGTGGAATTAGTGTTGCGATTGGTGAACTAGCTGATGGATTACTAATTGATTTAGACAAAGTACCTACTAAGTATAAAGGTATTAACGGTACAGAATTAGCTATAAGTGAATCACAAGAACGTATGGCTGTAGTGGTAGAAGAAAAAGATGTAGAAACATTTATGACTTTCTGTAGTACTGAAAATATTGAGGTTACAGAAGTTGCTGTTATAACTAAAGAAAAAAGACTAGTAATGAAATGGAGAGGTAAAGTCATTTGTAATATGTCTAGAGAATTTATTGATTCATCTGGAGTAAGACAAAATGTCACAATCCATGTAGATTATGATTTACCAAGCAATTTTCTTCAGAATCAGGATATTAACACAAAAGAAGAAGCTATTTCACTTCTTAAAGATAAAAATGTTTCATCAAAACAAGGCTTGGTTGAAATGTTTGACTCAACAATAGGTAGAACTACAGTGCTAGCGCCTTTTGGTGGGAAATATCGACTAACTAAAACACAAGCTAGTGTTCAAAAAATTCCTGTAAAGAATAAAACTACTAATACAGTTAGCGTTATGACATATGGTTTCAATCCTTATATATCAGAAGTAAGTCCTTACCACGGAAGTACATATGCTGTTATAGAATCAATGTCTAAGATTGTTGCCTCAGGTGGGAAACACAACAAGATTAGATTCACATTTCAAGAATACTTCGAAAGAGTAAATAAAGATCCTAAATTATGGGGAAAACCATTTAGTGCGCTACTAGGAGCTTATCAAACTTTAGCGGAATTTAACTTAGCTGCTATTGGAGGTAAAGATTCTATGAGTGGGACATATCATGATTTAACAGTGCCGCCAACATTAGTTTCTTTTGCTGTTACTACAGAAAAAGTAACTAATATCATTTCACCAGAATTTAAAGAACCAAATAATTATATTTATCTATTCGATACAATATTAGATATTAATAAGTTACCAATTGTAGAAGAGATGAAAAATAACTTCACATTCATAGAGGAAAATATTGAATCTAAGAATATTGTTAGTGCCTATGCATTAACACATGGTGGTATTTTAGAAGCGCTTGTTAAATCATCATTTGGAAACAAAATTGGTGTAAATGTTTCGACTAATCTATCATTGAAAAATTATCGATATGGAGCAATTTTAGTTGAAACTAAGCAGAAGTTAAGTAATAAGAATGCAGTTTATATAGGGGAAACCACAGCTGAAGAGCTAATTAGAATTAATGACATAAATCTTACAATTGATGAAGCTCTTCAAGCTAATCAACAGAGATATAATGAAGTATTTCCAATTCTCCATGAGGACTCAAGAACTCTTGAAAAAGTTAATATAATTTCAAAAGTTAGCAAATATAATGTTAAAAAGTCAGATTCTGTAAAAGTTGTAATTCCAGTATTCCCAGGGACAAACTGTGAATATGACTGTGAAGCAGCATTTGTTAATGAAGGTGCAGAAGTAAATATAATAGTTTTTAACAATCAAAATGAATATGAAATCCAAAAATCAATAGATCTACTAGTAAATGAAATTGACAACTCACATATTTTGATGCTAAGTGGTGGATTTAGTAGTGGAGATGAACCTGATGGATCTGGTAAATTTATTGCTAGTGTACTTAGAAATAAGAAAATAAGAAATGCTCTTAAACGTTTCTTAGAAAAGAAACATTTAATATTAGGTATCTGTAATGGATTTCAAGCTTTAATTAAATCAGGGCTGTTACCTTATGGAGAAATAAGAGTAACAGAAGATAACTCACCAACATTATTTAAGAACTCAATAAATAGACATATATCAAAATTTGTAGATACCAAAGTGTCATGTGTTAATTCACCTTGGCTATCAAGTTTTGAATTAAATGAAAATCATACTATCGCAATGTCGCATGGTGAAGGACAGTTTATTGTGAATGAGACTATCTATAATGAACTATTGAGTAATAATCAAATTGCTTTTCAATATGTAGATGAATCAAATAAGCCAACATATAATGCACAATATAACCCTAATGGTTCTTCCTTCTCAATAGAAGGAATAGTCTCAAGTGACGGTTTAATATTAGGTAAAATGGGACACTCTGAAAGGTATCAAAAAGATTTATTTAAGAATATCTACGGAAATAAAAATCAAAATATATTTAAGAATGGCGTTAACTATTTCAAATTAGGAGGAAGTAAATAA
- the purK gene encoding N5-carboxyaminoimidazole ribonucleotide synthase: MRIGIIGGGQLGLMMAEAAKKYNHIIVGLDPNECCPLSHVADEMIVGQYNNKELFKEFEEKCDVITYEFENVDMDLVSQYEDKIPQKRAALFYSRNRLTEKAFARDLNIPTAKFLKYDKQLLFYPSIIKTTTGGYDGKGQWKISKKEDVDQMLFDSNIEYIIEELVEFDYEISVVASRDSFGNVSFIPIPVNKHRNGILFTSTVFDDIDSLIVSKAKEYTTRIIEDLDYVGTLAVEYFVKGNQVIFNEFAPRPHNSGHYSIEGCSVSQFENHILAITNQKVMKSHLINPTIMINVLGQDNGFIEDISDSSVHYHDYNKTERKNDRKMGHITIVSSTISEAQSIKNNVIKE; encoded by the coding sequence ATGAGAATTGGAATTATTGGTGGCGGACAATTAGGCTTAATGATGGCTGAAGCTGCAAAAAAGTATAACCATATAATTGTTGGACTTGATCCCAATGAGTGCTGTCCACTTAGTCATGTTGCGGATGAAATGATTGTTGGACAATACAATAACAAAGAACTATTTAAAGAGTTTGAAGAAAAATGTGATGTTATAACTTATGAATTTGAAAATGTTGATATGGATTTAGTGTCACAATATGAAGACAAAATACCACAAAAAAGAGCAGCACTGTTCTACTCAAGAAATAGATTAACTGAAAAAGCTTTTGCAAGAGATTTAAACATACCTACTGCAAAGTTTCTCAAATATGATAAACAGTTACTATTTTATCCTTCAATTATAAAGACAACAACGGGAGGATATGATGGAAAAGGACAGTGGAAGATATCTAAAAAAGAAGATGTTGACCAAATGTTATTTGATAGTAATATAGAGTATATTATTGAGGAGTTAGTTGAGTTTGATTATGAAATAAGTGTTGTAGCTTCAAGAGATAGCTTTGGTAATGTATCATTTATACCTATCCCTGTAAACAAACATAGAAATGGTATATTGTTTACTTCAACTGTATTTGATGATATCGATAGTTTGATAGTATCAAAAGCAAAGGAGTACACTACAAGAATTATAGAAGATTTAGATTATGTTGGTACTTTAGCTGTAGAATATTTTGTAAAAGGTAATCAAGTGATTTTTAACGAGTTTGCGCCTCGCCCACATAACTCAGGACATTACTCGATAGAGGGATGTAGTGTTTCTCAATTTGAAAATCATATACTCGCAATAACTAATCAAAAAGTGATGAAATCGCATCTAATAAATCCAACAATAATGATAAATGTATTAGGGCAAGATAATGGCTTTATTGAAGATATAAGTGATAGTTCAGTTCATTATCATGACTACAATAAAACAGAAAGAAAGAATGATAGAAAAATGGGACACATTACTATTGTATCGAGTACAATTAGCGAAGCTCAAAGTATTAAAAATAACGTCATCAAGGAGTAA
- the purE gene encoding N5-carboxyaminoimidazole ribonucleotide mutase has translation MNKIMIVMGSKSDWPVMKEACLLLEELDVPYSRDVVSAHRTPEHLFDFAKNASSVGRKVIIAGAGGSAHLPGMIASLTSLPVIGVPIKTSKLSGVDSMLSIVQMPPGVPVGTMAINGAKNAALYALAILAISDEIIKEKLEEYRKNQTDTVMSDRKLVI, from the coding sequence ATGAATAAAATTATGATTGTAATGGGTTCGAAAAGTGATTGGCCAGTAATGAAAGAAGCATGTTTACTATTAGAAGAACTAGATGTTCCTTATTCAAGAGATGTGGTAAGTGCACATAGAACACCAGAGCATCTATTTGATTTTGCTAAGAATGCTTCATCTGTGGGAAGAAAAGTAATAATCGCTGGAGCTGGTGGCTCGGCACATTTACCAGGAATGATTGCTTCATTAACTAGTCTTCCTGTAATAGGGGTTCCAATTAAAACTTCGAAATTAAGTGGAGTCGATTCAATGCTAAGTATTGTGCAAATGCCTCCTGGTGTTCCAGTTGGGACAATGGCGATTAATGGAGCTAAGAATGCTGCATTATATGCATTGGCAATTCTAGCAATCTCTGATGAAATAATAAAAGAAAAATTAGAAGAGTATAGGAAAAATCAAACTGACACAGTAATGTCTGATAGAAAACTGGTAATCTAA
- the guaB gene encoding Inosine-5'-monophosphate dehydrogenase: protein MSNLNGKLVQEGLTFDDVLLIPQSSVVLPNKVELKTNLTKNIQLNIPIVSAAMDTVTEARLAIALARQGGLGFIHKNMSIEEQAKQVDYVKRSESGMILNPITLNMDNTLRQAEDILSKYKISGLPVVKEDNVLVGIITNRDLKYRVLDDTPVHQIMTKDKLVTAPVGTDLETAKMILLDNRIEKLPIVDDEYKLKGLITIKDIDNVINYPNACKDDKGRLRCGAAVGVGLETANRVDALVKAGVDIITVDSAHGHSAGVINTVKDIRKKYPELDIVAGNVVTKEAAQALVEAGANAIKVGVGPGSICTTRVVAGVGVPQVTAVNDVYSYTKELGICVIADGGIKYSGDIVKAIAAGANTVMLGSLLAGTKESPGEELIFQGRRFKTYVGMGSLAAMKRGSSDRYFQKGNGEAKKLVPEGIEGRVPYKGELADTVYQLCGGVRSGMGYCGTKTIADLIKNGQFVKITGAGLLESHPHDVHITKEAPNYSK, encoded by the coding sequence ATGTCGAATCTAAATGGTAAACTAGTTCAAGAAGGATTAACATTTGATGATGTATTATTAATACCCCAATCTTCGGTAGTTTTACCAAATAAAGTTGAATTGAAAACAAATCTTACAAAGAATATTCAATTAAATATTCCTATTGTATCAGCAGCAATGGATACAGTTACTGAAGCTAGATTAGCTATTGCGCTTGCTAGACAAGGCGGATTAGGATTTATTCATAAAAATATGTCTATTGAGGAACAAGCTAAACAAGTAGATTATGTAAAAAGAAGTGAGTCGGGAATGATTTTGAATCCAATAACGCTAAATATGGATAACACTCTTAGACAAGCTGAAGATATATTGTCAAAATATAAGATATCAGGGCTTCCTGTAGTAAAAGAGGATAATGTATTAGTTGGAATCATAACAAACAGGGATTTAAAATATAGAGTATTAGATGATACACCTGTTCATCAAATTATGACGAAAGATAAGTTGGTTACTGCGCCAGTAGGAACAGATTTAGAAACTGCTAAAATGATTCTATTAGATAATAGAATTGAGAAGTTGCCAATCGTAGATGATGAATACAAATTAAAAGGATTGATCACGATAAAAGATATAGATAACGTTATTAACTATCCTAATGCTTGTAAAGATGATAAAGGACGCTTGAGATGTGGAGCCGCTGTTGGTGTAGGTCTGGAGACTGCTAACAGAGTTGATGCGTTGGTAAAAGCTGGTGTTGATATAATAACAGTAGATAGTGCACATGGCCATTCAGCTGGAGTTATTAATACAGTTAAAGATATTAGAAAGAAATATCCAGAACTTGATATAGTTGCAGGAAATGTTGTTACAAAAGAAGCTGCTCAAGCATTAGTTGAAGCTGGAGCGAATGCTATAAAAGTTGGCGTAGGTCCAGGTTCAATATGTACAACGAGAGTTGTTGCAGGAGTTGGAGTTCCACAAGTTACAGCTGTTAATGATGTTTACTCATATACAAAAGAGCTGGGCATTTGTGTAATAGCAGATGGTGGAATAAAATATAGCGGTGATATTGTTAAGGCAATTGCAGCCGGAGCAAATACTGTGATGTTAGGTTCTTTATTAGCAGGTACAAAAGAATCACCTGGAGAAGAATTAATCTTCCAGGGCAGAAGATTTAAAACATATGTAGGAATGGGTTCTCTTGCAGCAATGAAAAGAGGATCAAGTGATAGATATTTCCAAAAAGGAAATGGGGAAGCAAAAAAACTTGTCCCTGAAGGAATAGAGGGAAGAGTACCATATAAAGGAGAATTAGCAGATACTGTATATCAATTATGCGGTGGAGTAAGATCAGGTATGGGTTATTGTGGTACAAAAACAATAGCTGATCTGATTAAAAATGGACAATTTGTAAAGATTACTGGAGCAGGTTTACTTGAATCTCATCCACATGATGTCCATATTACAAAAGAAGCACCAAATTATTCAAAATAG
- the hflK_1 gene encoding Modulator of FtsH protease HflK, translated as MFTIVKEYQRAIKFRFGKFVKVMEPGIRLVIPVIHEARKIDLRTITQDVPQQKCITKDNVTITINAVVYYKVFDAKKAVLEVKDCFFAVAQLAQTTLRNSLGGFELDELLSNLKVISKEIKEIVDTETDPWGIKVERVEIKDIQIPEDMERIIARVAEAEREKRAIIVKSEGEVGASQKLADAARILSTVPGAMHLRTLATINDLSGDKSNTVIFAIPVEVLESFKTASVVDTIKNIVKK; from the coding sequence ATGTTTACTATAGTTAAAGAATATCAAAGAGCAATAAAATTTAGATTTGGAAAGTTTGTCAAAGTGATGGAACCAGGTATTAGATTAGTGATTCCGGTTATTCATGAAGCTAGAAAAATTGATTTAAGAACAATTACTCAAGATGTTCCTCAGCAAAAGTGTATTACTAAAGACAATGTGACTATAACAATTAATGCAGTTGTGTATTATAAAGTTTTTGATGCTAAGAAAGCTGTTTTAGAGGTTAAAGACTGTTTCTTTGCTGTGGCTCAGCTGGCACAAACAACTTTGAGAAACTCTCTTGGTGGATTTGAACTTGATGAATTGCTATCTAATTTAAAAGTTATATCTAAGGAAATCAAGGAGATTGTAGATACTGAGACAGACCCATGGGGAATCAAAGTTGAAAGAGTTGAAATTAAGGATATCCAGATTCCTGAAGATATGGAAAGAATTATAGCTAGAGTAGCAGAAGCAGAAAGAGAAAAAAGAGCTATAATTGTCAAAAGTGAAGGAGAAGTTGGTGCATCTCAAAAATTAGCTGATGCAGCCAGAATTCTATCAACAGTTCCAGGAGCTATGCATTTAAGAACATTGGCTACAATAAATGACCTATCAGGAGACAAATCTAATACAGTTATATTTGCCATACCTGTTGAAGTATTAGAATCATTTAAAACTGCAAGTGTGGTTGATACAATTAAAAACATTGTAAAGAAATAG